The following coding sequences lie in one Palaeococcus ferrophilus DSM 13482 genomic window:
- a CDS encoding potassium channel family protein, giving the protein MLIGVAVVFLALVVAALFSHFEGVDFYTAIYWAVITMSTIGYGDITPATPMGRAVAMFSAVVGISAFTALVSLIAEHFISASLRRMMGMHGVKYEDHYVIIGRGNSVITCLEELKSAMEKGEAEERPIVVVVPTDEEKRRLDGVDVEVLVGDPGVKETLKRAKVDRARYAVVALDNDSKAVFTTLLIKSLSRAKVFVEVMLPENAELLRQAGADRVILGRAIAGRLLASSVFEPEVVDIIEDITTSFGNYDVALIPAGEFEGESFGKAFEVLYSKGLYPLGYVGEKIVLMPPMDDTIPQGSKLVVIKRVGRKI; this is encoded by the coding sequence GTGCTCATTGGTGTCGCCGTTGTCTTTCTGGCCCTCGTGGTGGCCGCCCTCTTCTCCCACTTTGAGGGCGTGGACTTCTACACCGCGATTTACTGGGCAGTTATTACGATGTCCACCATCGGGTACGGTGACATCACTCCTGCGACGCCAATGGGGAGGGCGGTTGCCATGTTCTCCGCGGTGGTGGGCATCTCGGCATTCACCGCCCTCGTTTCTCTAATCGCGGAGCACTTCATATCGGCATCTTTGAGGAGGATGATGGGAATGCACGGTGTTAAGTACGAGGACCACTACGTTATTATCGGGAGGGGCAACAGCGTGATCACCTGCCTTGAGGAACTTAAGTCCGCCATGGAGAAGGGTGAGGCAGAGGAGAGGCCGATCGTTGTCGTGGTTCCCACCGATGAGGAGAAAAGGCGCCTCGATGGCGTGGACGTGGAGGTTCTCGTTGGGGATCCCGGCGTGAAGGAGACGTTGAAGCGGGCGAAGGTGGATAGGGCCCGTTACGCGGTGGTTGCCCTCGACAACGATTCGAAGGCAGTGTTCACCACACTCCTCATCAAGTCCCTCTCGCGGGCGAAGGTCTTCGTGGAAGTTATGCTCCCGGAGAACGCCGAGCTCCTCAGGCAGGCTGGAGCTGACAGGGTGATTCTGGGCCGCGCCATAGCGGGCAGGCTCCTTGCCAGCTCCGTCTTCGAGCCAGAGGTGGTGGACATCATAGAGGACATCACCACATCCTTTGGAAACTACGACGTCGCGCTGATTCCCGCGGGCGAGTTCGAGGGGGAGAGCTTTGGGAAGGCCTTCGAGGTGCTCTACTCCAAGGGGCTCTACCCCCTCGGTTACGTCGGCGAGAAAATCGTTCTGATGCCTCCAATGGATGATACAATCCCGCAGGGCTCTAAACTGGTGGTGATAAAGCGCGTGGGGAGAAAAATCTGA